The Bubalus bubalis isolate 160015118507 breed Murrah chromosome 18, NDDB_SH_1, whole genome shotgun sequence genome contains a region encoding:
- the SPG7 gene encoding paraplegin — protein MAAAWLLLRALRPGPGPGPGRLRCPYSGWSPGCSSGAKWRWPNDVHRPPMGPIGHGGRALQSFQLRLLTPTFEGISRLLVKQHIVQNPVGLGKLLGGTYYFNTSRRKQKTKDNGKAKGRSPEDDEEERRRREREDQMYRERLRTLFVIAVIMSLLNALGSSGGNISWNDFVHEMLAKGEVQRVQVVPESDVVEVYLHPGAVVFGRPRLALMYRMQVANIDKFEEKLRAAEDELNIEGKDRIPVSYKRTGFFGNALYALGMTAVGLAILWYVFRLAGMTGREGGFSAFNQLKMARFTIVDGKMGKGVSFKDVAGMHEAKLEVKEFVDYLKSPERFLQLGAKVPKGALLLGPPGCGKTLLAKAVATEAQVPFLAMAGPEFVEVIGGLGAARVRSLFKEARARAPCIVYIDEIDAVGKKRSTAVSGFSNTEEEQTLNQLLVEMDGMGTTDHVIVLAATNRADILDNALLRPGRLDRHVFIDLPTLQERKEIFEQHLKSLKLTRASSFYSQRLAELTPGFSGADIANICNEAALHAAREGHTAVHTSNLDYAVERVVAGTAKKSKVLSKEEQKVVAFHESGHALVGWLLEHTEAVMKVSITPRTNAALGFAQMLPRDQHLFTREQLFERMCMALGGRASESISFNRVTSGAQDDLRKVTRIAYSMVKQFGMAPSIGPVSFPEAQEGVTGIGRRPFSQGLQQMMDHEARLLVATAYRHTEQVLRDNLDKLHALASALLEKEVINYEDIEALIGPPPHGPKKRIAPQKWSDAQREKQDSGEEEGA, from the exons AGTTTCCAGTTGCGACTGCTAACCCCTACCTTTGAAGGAATCAGCAGATTGTTGGTGAAACAGCACATTGTACAGAATCCAGTCGGACTCGGGAAGCTTCTAG GAGGCACTTACTATTTTAACACTTCGAGGAGAAAGCAGAAGACCAAGGACAATGGTAAAGCCAAGGGGAGGAGCCCTGAGGATGACGAAG AGGAGCGCAGGCGCAGGGAGCGCGAGGACCAGATGTACCGAGAGCGGCTGCGCACCCTGTTCGTCATCGCAGTGATCATGAGTCTGCTCAATGCGCTGGGCTCCAGCGGAGGCAACATCTCCTGGAATGACTTCGTGCACGAGATGCTGGCCAAGGGCGAGGTGCAGCGGGTGCAAGTGGTGCCCGAGAGCGACGTGGTGGAGGTGTACCTGCACCCCGGTGCCGTGGTGTTTGGGCGGCCT CGGCTGGCACTGATGTACCGAATGCAGGTGGCAAACATTGACAAATTTGAAGAGAAGCTTCGAGCAGCCGAGGATGAGCTGAATATCGAAGGCAAGGACAGGATTCCAGTTTCCTACAAGCGGACGGGATTCTTTGGAAA TGCCCTCTACGCCCTGGGGATGACGGCCGTGGGCCTGGCCATCCTGTGGTATGTTTTCCGTCTGGCTGGGATGACAGGACGGGAAGGCGGATTCAGTGCTTTT AATCAGCTGAAAATGGCTCGTTTCACCATTGTGGATGGCAAGATGGGGAAAGGAGTCAGCTTCAAAGATGTGGCAGGAATGCATGAAGCCAAGCTGGAGGTCAAGGAGTTCGTGGATTATCTGAAG AGCCCGGAGCGCTTCCTTCAGCTTGGCGCCAAGGTCCCGAAGGGCGCGCTGCTGCTCGGCCCCCCTGGCTGCGGGAAGACGCTGCTGGCCAAGGCAGTGGCCACGGAGGCCCAGGTGCCCTTCCTGGCAATGGCTGGCCCAGAGTTCGTGGAGGTCATTGGAG GCCTCGGTGCGGCCCGTGTGCGGAGCCTCTTCAAGGAAGCCCGGgcccgggccccctgcatcgtGTATATCGATGAGATTGACGCCGTGGGCAAGAAGCGTTCCACCGCCGTGTCCGGCTTCTCCAACACAGAGGAGGAGCAGACGCTCAACCAGCTGCTGGTGGAGATGGACG GAATGGGTACCACCGACCACGTCATCGTCCTGGCGGCCACCAACCGAGCTGACATCTTGGACAACGCTCTGCTGAGGCCGGGCCGACTGGACAGGCACGTTTTCATCGACCTTCCCACGCTGCAG GAAAGGAAGGAGATCTTTGAGCAGCACCTGAAGAGCCTGAAGCTGACGCGGGCCAGCAGCTTTTACTCCCAGCGGCTGGCGGAGCTGACGCCTGGCTTCAGTG gtgctgacattgccaacatctgtaaCGAGGCCGCGTTGCATGCGGCGCGGGAGGGGCACACAGCTGTGCACACATCCAACCTGGACTATGCCGTGGAGCGCGTCGTGGCCG GGACTGCCAAGAAGAGCAAAGTCCTTTCCAAGGAAGAGCAGAAGGTGGTTGCGTTCCACGAGTCGGGCCACGCCCTGGTGGGCTGGCTGCTGGAGCACACAGAGGCTGTGATGAAG GTGTCCATCACTCCTCGGACCAATGCAGCCCTGGGCTTCGCTCAGATGCTCCCTAGAGACCAGCACCTCTTCACCAGGGAGCAGCTATTCGAGCGCATGTGCATGGCCCTGGGCGGCCGTGCATCCGAGTCCATCTCTTTCAACAGGGTCACTTCCG GGGCACAGGACGACTTGCGGAAGGTCACCCGCATCGCCTACTCCATGGTGAAGCAGTTTGGGATGGCACCCAGCATCGGGCCCGTCTCCTTCCCCGAGGCCCAGGAGGGCGTGACGGGCATCGGACGGCGTCCATTCAGCCAGGGCCTCCAGCAGATGATGGACCAC GAAGCGAGGCTGCTGGTGGCCACTGCCTATAGGCACACGGAACAGGTGCTTCGGGACAACCTGGACAAGCTCCACGCG CTGGCGAGTGCCCTGCTGGAAAAGGAAGTGATCAACTACGAGGACATCGAGGCCCTCATCGGCCCGCCGCCCCACGGGCCCAAGAAAAGGATCGCACCGCAGAAGTGGAGTGATGCCCAGAGGGAGAAGCAGGActcgggggaggaggagggggcctaG
- the RPL13 gene encoding 60S ribosomal protein L13 — protein MAPSRNGMILKPHFHKDWQRRVATWFNQPARKIRRRKARQAKARRIAPRPASGPLRPVVRCPTVRYHTKVRAGRGFSLEELRVAGIHKKVARTIGISVDPRRRNKCTESLQANVQRLKEYRSKLILFPRKPSAPKKGDSSAEELKLATQLTGPVMPIRNVYKKEKARVITEEEKNFKAFASLRMARANARLFGIRAKRAKEAAEQDVEKKK, from the exons ATGGCGCCCAGCCGGAATGGCATGATCCTGAAGCCCCACTTCCACAAGGACTGGCAGCGGCGCGTGGCCACGTGGTTCAACCAGCCGGCTCGCAAGATCCGTAG ACGTAAGGCCCGGCAGGCCAAGGCGCGCCGCATTGCCCCGCGCCCCGCGTCCGGTCCTCTCCGGCCGGTGGTGAGATGCCCGACGGTCAGGTACCACACGAAGGTTCGTGCCGGCAGGGGCTTCAGCCTGGAGGAGCTAAGG GTGGCCGGCATCCACAAGAAGGTGGCCCGGACCATTGGGATCTCGGTGGACCCGAGGCGGCGGAACAAGTGCACGGAGTCCCTGCAGGCCAACGTGCAGCGGCTCAAGGAGTACCGCTCCAAGCTTATCCTGTTCCCCAGGAAGCCCTCGGCCCCGAAGAAGGGAGACAGCTCT GCTGAAGAGCTCAAACTGGCCACTCAGCTGACCGGACCTGTTATGCCCATACGGAAC GTCTATAAGAAGGAGAAAGCCAGAGTCATCACAGAGGAGGAGAAGAACTTTAAGGCATTTGCCAGTCTCCGTATGGCCCGCGCCAATGCCCGGCTCTTTGGCATCCGGGCGAAAAGGGCCAAGGAAGCCGCAGAACAGgatgttgaaaagaaaaaataa